CGCGGCCCGGCTTAAAGCCGACGTAACGGCAAACCATTGTCATCCGATAGACATGCGCGGCAGTGCATACGATCCGGTTGAGCTTGGTCGCGGGCCGGCCGGGCCGGAACGCGTCCGAGACGTTAGACCCGACGAATCGGGTCGCAATGCGGCAGACCCGGCCGGTCGCGACCCGGCACCGGGGACGCGGTCAGAATGCCTTGAAGGTGATGATGGTGCGGGTATCCTGGATATCCGCGATGGTCTGCACGTGCTCGGCCACGAAATGCCCGATATCGACGCCGTCATCGACGTGGAACTTGGCGAGCACGTCGTAGTGACCGGCCGTGGAATAGATCTCGGAGGCGATCTCGCGATCGGCGAGCGCGCTCGCCACGGTGTAGGTCTTGCCCAGGCGGCACTTGATCTCGACGAAGAAGGTCTGCATCGGCTCGCTCCCGGCGGCTGGCGGAATTCGCTCTATAAAAATTCGAAACGGCGGCGCCGTACTCTGCGGGACCGGCCCGGCCGGGACGCGGG
The sequence above is drawn from the Methylobacterium terrae genome and encodes:
- a CDS encoding Lrp/AsnC ligand binding domain-containing protein, which codes for MQTFFVEIKCRLGKTYTVASALADREIASEIYSTAGHYDVLAKFHVDDGVDIGHFVAEHVQTIADIQDTRTIITFKAF